A stretch of Sporomusaceae bacterium FL31 DNA encodes these proteins:
- the speE gene encoding polyamine aminopropyltransferase: MQLWCTENQTDSLGLTARIKETLFTGTSEFQDVAIVDSTQFGRMLVLDGVFQTSIFDEFVYHEMIAHVPLYIHPNPKHILVIGGGDGGTIREVVRHDSVEIAEMVEIDGMVVDACKKYLPEISVALNENNPKVHLKIGDGIQHMKDAENKYDVIIVDCSDPIGPGEGLFTHAFYKDVFKALKEDGLFVQQTESPYYHQDLIKRLNKDITSLFPITKMYLANIPLYPSGLHCFTVGSKKYDPSKVDMAGRQKLDTRYHNAEIQKSCFVLPNFVQELVK, from the coding sequence ATGCAATTATGGTGTACTGAAAACCAGACAGATTCATTAGGATTGACAGCACGTATTAAAGAAACATTGTTTACCGGTACCTCAGAATTTCAGGATGTGGCAATCGTTGATTCAACTCAATTCGGCCGCATGCTTGTACTAGATGGAGTATTTCAAACGAGTATTTTTGATGAGTTTGTTTATCATGAAATGATTGCTCATGTGCCTTTATACATTCATCCTAATCCAAAGCACATTCTTGTTATCGGCGGAGGGGATGGCGGTACTATCCGTGAAGTAGTCAGACATGACTCTGTAGAAATTGCGGAAATGGTCGAAATTGATGGCATGGTTGTTGATGCCTGCAAGAAGTACTTACCTGAAATTAGTGTGGCCTTAAATGAAAACAATCCAAAGGTTCACTTAAAAATTGGTGATGGAATTCAGCACATGAAAGACGCTGAAAATAAATATGATGTCATTATTGTGGATTGTTCTGATCCAATTGGTCCTGGCGAAGGTTTATTTACCCATGCGTTTTATAAAGATGTCTTTAAAGCCTTAAAAGAGGATGGGTTGTTTGTTCAACAGACAGAATCACCGTATTATCATCAGGATCTGATTAAACGTTTGAATAAAGACATCACATCTTTATTTCCAATTACTAAAATGTATTTAGCCAATATACCACTTTATCCAAGTGGCCTGCATTGCTTTACTGTTGGTTCCAAAAAATACGATCCTAGCAAGGTTGATATGGCTGGCCGCCAAAAGCTTGATACGCGCTACCACAATGCCGAAATACAAAAAAGCTGCTTTGTATTGCCTAATTTTGTCCAAGAATTAGTTAAATAG